A region of Streptomyces sp. R44 DNA encodes the following proteins:
- a CDS encoding YwqJ-related putative deaminase: MHTATTPTQGDPRLNWSSSAEAGRAPLLHHRRDGILPTVGAALSVRGETLTCTAGRGDRPPVLHALVQDFLDTLTSSQRERFTGRCPEAILLSRHLTATENGRSKRAQRKPLTHSEARRSLKHAKLTARRIREDGDPLHGSYAAPCRSCTAMLAHFGVRTVDPTTPVENG, from the coding sequence ATGCACACAGCAACAACGCCCACACAGGGTGACCCACGCCTCAACTGGAGCAGCAGCGCCGAGGCCGGCCGCGCACCCTTACTGCATCACCGCCGCGACGGAATCCTCCCCACCGTAGGAGCCGCACTCTCCGTCCGCGGCGAAACCCTCACGTGCACCGCCGGCCGCGGCGACCGGCCCCCCGTCCTGCACGCCCTCGTCCAGGACTTCCTCGACACCCTCACCAGCAGCCAGCGGGAACGCTTCACCGGACGATGTCCCGAAGCGATCCTCCTCTCCCGGCACCTCACCGCCACCGAGAACGGCCGCTCCAAACGCGCCCAGCGCAAGCCACTCACCCACAGCGAGGCCCGCCGCTCCCTCAAGCACGCCAAGCTCACCGCCCGACGCATCCGCGAGGACGGCGACCCGCTCCACGGCAGCTACGCCGCACCCTGCCGCTCCTGCACGGCGATGCTCGCCCACTTCGGCGTCCGCACCGTCGACCCCACCACGCCTGTCGAGAACGGCTGA
- a CDS encoding sensor histidine kinase, whose translation MTTTGADRDAEGVRTWWWWGRRRSAVLDVALALVSALECAVEGVGFADKASLPVPVGVLFGLVVGSTLLVRRRWPIAVVLVSIAVAPAEMGFLMGIVGLYSLAASEVPRRITAALAGMSTLAVFVVTFVRMRQDVAQVDQGSPDIDPSGWYVPSVALFMTLGLNAPPVLFGLYIGARRRLMESLRERADSLEQELSLLADRAEQRAQWARQEERTRIAREMHDVVAHRVSLMVVHAAALQAVALKDPQKAVRNAALVGDMGRQALTELREMLGVLREGAGHAAPVAPAAVPLAAVGRAAAAAAEAAADDGPCLDALEALCEQSRLAGAAVELLVIGAARPYAPEVERTAYRVVQEALTNVHKHAAGAKVVVRLAHRDVEVAMQVENGPSDAAVADVGLPSGGNGLVGMRERVLRLGGVFVSGPTDAGGFRVSAVLPTGAAS comes from the coding sequence ATGACCACAACGGGGGCAGACCGGGACGCCGAGGGCGTCAGGACTTGGTGGTGGTGGGGGAGACGGCGCAGCGCCGTGCTCGACGTGGCGCTCGCGCTCGTGTCCGCGCTGGAGTGTGCCGTCGAGGGCGTCGGCTTCGCCGACAAGGCCTCGCTGCCGGTTCCCGTGGGCGTGCTGTTCGGGCTGGTCGTGGGGTCGACGCTGCTCGTCCGCCGCCGCTGGCCCATCGCCGTCGTGCTCGTGTCGATCGCCGTGGCGCCGGCCGAGATGGGCTTCCTCATGGGGATCGTCGGGCTGTACTCGCTCGCCGCCTCCGAGGTGCCGCGGCGGATCACGGCCGCTCTCGCCGGGATGTCGACGCTCGCGGTCTTCGTCGTGACGTTCGTGCGGATGCGGCAGGACGTCGCCCAGGTCGACCAGGGGTCGCCGGACATCGATCCGAGTGGCTGGTACGTGCCGAGCGTGGCGCTCTTCATGACGCTGGGGCTCAACGCTCCGCCGGTGCTCTTCGGCCTCTACATAGGGGCCCGGCGTCGTCTCATGGAGAGTCTGCGTGAGCGGGCGGACTCGCTGGAGCAGGAGCTGTCGCTGCTGGCGGACCGGGCGGAGCAGCGGGCGCAGTGGGCGCGGCAGGAGGAGCGGACGCGGATCGCCCGGGAGATGCATGACGTGGTGGCGCACCGGGTGTCGCTGATGGTGGTGCATGCGGCGGCGTTGCAGGCGGTGGCGTTGAAGGATCCGCAGAAGGCGGTGCGGAACGCGGCCCTGGTGGGGGATATGGGGCGGCAGGCTCTGACGGAGTTGCGGGAGATGTTGGGGGTGCTGCGGGAGGGGGCCGGTCATGCCGCTCCGGTGGCGCCGGCGGCTGTGCCCCTGGCGGCTGTGGGGCGGGCTGCGGCCGCGGCGGCGGAGGCGGCGGCGGATGACGGGCCGTGTCTGGACGCTCTGGAGGCGTTGTGCGAGCAGTCGCGGTTGGCGGGGGCGGCCGTGGAGCTGTTGGTGATCGGTGCGGCGCGTCCGTATGCCCCTGAGGTGGAGCGGACGGCGTACCGGGTGGTGCAGGAGGCGTTGACGAACGTCCACAAGCATGCGGCGGGTGCGAAGGTCGTGGTGCGTCTGGCGCATCGGGACGTGGAGGTCGCGATGCAGGTGGAGAACGGGCCGTCGGACGCGGCGGTGGCGGATGTGGGGCTGCCGAGCGGCGGGAACGGTCTGGTGGGCATGCGGGAGCGGGTGCTGCGGCTGGGGGGTGTGTTCGTGTCGGGGCCGACGGACGCGGGTGGTTTCAGGGTGTCGGCGGTGCTGCCGACGGGTGCCGCGTCGTAG
- a CDS encoding SUKH-3 domain-containing protein codes for MPDHLSTTRFPVNVDAALREAGWQPGRWDIKLAEEWADTLRAHISPAGHRHSVFPAAVEAWAEFGGLRITAPGHGRQIAPAAVRFDPLAGLHLSRTLADLGRALDTELAPLGEEGDQQAVLAMDIEGRVYSLDHAGDWYLGKDIDAALSTLITGAQPTRLTAGQDR; via the coding sequence ATGCCCGACCACCTCAGCACCACCCGCTTCCCGGTCAACGTCGACGCCGCCCTCCGCGAAGCCGGCTGGCAGCCCGGCCGCTGGGACATCAAGCTCGCCGAAGAATGGGCCGACACCCTGCGCGCCCACATCTCCCCCGCCGGCCACCGGCACAGCGTCTTCCCCGCCGCCGTCGAAGCCTGGGCCGAATTCGGCGGCCTCCGCATCACCGCACCCGGCCACGGCCGGCAGATAGCACCCGCCGCCGTCCGCTTCGACCCCCTCGCCGGACTCCACCTCTCCCGCACCCTCGCCGACCTCGGCCGCGCCCTCGACACCGAACTCGCCCCACTCGGCGAGGAGGGCGACCAGCAGGCCGTCCTCGCCATGGACATCGAAGGCCGCGTCTACAGCCTCGACCACGCGGGCGACTGGTACCTCGGCAAGGACATCGACGCCGCACTGTCGACCCTCATCACCGGCGCCCAGCCGACCCGCCTCACGGCGGGCCAGGACCGGTAG